CTAACAGGGATATTAAAAGTCTGCTGCCTGACAATGTTTGACATTCTGATTATGTAACATGTCTTCTTTATTCTCTGCGATGTATAGTATTGTGACAAAATGCTAAAGTGCAAAATGATACATACTTGAAGGTGAGAAGATGAAAACTGGTGAGTGCAAAGGCTATATGTGCATTATATGTGTATTAGACAGTATGAGCTGTTCTGGACTATCGGTACAAACTCTGCAGTATCCTGCAACTGCTGTACACTGATACAAAAGCTGAAAATTGTGTATGAAACAGCTTGAAACCCTTAAAACTGCACGCAGTTCTAGTTCATATATAAGACTAACAATGGTGTTAGGGCACTTTCTTGGTACGTTTAGCCCTCAGCATAAGGCTGTGAATAAGAACTGGTCAGCCAGGTGTTTGTGTAATCTAACTATGTAGGACATCATGCATAGTAACTTCGACATGGCTTTCCAGTCAGGCTGCAGCTCTGTCGTGGGCGgagttttaggtgaaatactataTTTATCTAAACAGCAAAAATTCCAGCTTGTAGTACAGGTTACTAGCTAAATCTGAACCTAACAAGTTCATCTCTGGCTCGTGCCCCATCTGCAAGCAGGGTAACACCTGTGGTGtggtcatcatcatcatccccTTCTTCCGCATCGTCCGGCTCTATCTCGGGGTTAGGTAGCTGGTTGTTGATGCACAGGTTGTGTAGCTTAAAGACAGCTACAACAACCTGTGCACTCACTTCTGGCGAATGCATCAGGAACCCGCCAGATTTGTGGTGAATACATCTGAATGACAGATAGATGGAGTACCTCTCAAAATTTAATGAAACGGTCAGGGAAATGAAAAGTACTCTCGAAACTAATGAATGGCcaatttcaatatatatatagcaggAAGTTTTATAatggtggtttatttatttgattaaagtgCTTTGTGTCATTTATGACAGGTTTACTCTTGCATGCTGAAAACGGGAGTGCACAGTGTAAACCAGTGGAACCATGGCTGAACCAACATAAAGATTAATGGTGTTAAAGACGATCCATTGTGtatactcatatatatatatatgtaagaaatGTGTTATGGGTAGAAGCTTTATATAATCTGTGAAAATCATGATAAAGCAGACGTTATTCGTACCTAAACCTCGACTTAGCTACTCCAAAAGCCCTCTCAATTGTGCACCTTGTAGTTTTGTGGCTCTTGTTGTACTTGGCCTGTGCATCATTATGTGTCTGTATGAAGGGTACCATTAACCATGGTTTCAGAGGATAACCACTGTCCCCAAGGATAATGGTACCATCAAAATCACCACTCTGGTACTTCCTCCAAATGCCGCTTTGCTTCAATATGAAACTGTCATGTGCTGACCCTGGATACCTAGATACTACACTGGTGAATCTGCAGGAAATAACAAGAAAGCATGCAGGGCCACAATCAATTTTAATCGGGAgattaaaattgattttgatCAGGAGATTAAAATTGATTGTGGCCCTGAGAATACCGTTATCCCATGCATGCTATTAACCTATGCAAAACGTACGCACGAACCAAACTAGTTTTCGAACTTGAAAGGCTATGAGGTGCTACAAAATGTATCTGTACTAATTTGATCAAAACTGGACAGTGTGTGAAACAGTTAATTGTAGCCCTAAAACCATCCACCACTTAGAATATAGGAAATCACtaaatatgttgaaattcaGCATGCACAACAGCTTTTCTGTAATCAATCcacttaatatttaaaaaaaatgatgctgcacacaaaaatttatcaaattggGACAGACAGTATGACGTCACACAACATTTGTAATaattaaaggttttaaaatttaaaaacttaataTCTCCCGAATGATTCAATACTGCTTTGTACAAGAAAAGGCTCAATAGTCTAATAACTATGTGATTTATGCAGGTGTTCGCTCTGGGATAGCCTTtaaagttattccccttgaaattttgacctagTTATAGAAGGCGTTGATGTCGGCGAATGACCTAATACCCACCTAAGTCTCGCATCTGTTGTGGCCTGCACGTTGAGTGAATGGTAGTTTTTGcgacacacaaacacatgttcATCTTTTGTTGGGGACTTTATGGCAATCTGCGTGCCATCTATGCAGCTGACTACGTgtgggaaatttgcaatctcgTAGAAGGCCTGCTGGGCCTCTGCAATTTCCCTCGGATTTGAGGGAAATGAAATTGAAAGGGgatatgtatttaaattaaCGATGGCGGTAGTGACACTTCTGACTATTCTGGACGTGCTTGGAACACTTATCCCATGAAGATCGCTCACTAAACTTTGGAAAGACCCTGAGGCATAGTATCTCAGAGCTGTGAGGACTTGCAGGACGACAGGAATTGCATGGTTCCGGTTAGTAGGTCTCTCCAAAGCCGGTGTTAAGAAGTCCACAACTTGCAAAATTGACCGCCTGTCAAGTCTATACCGAGCGACGACATCGCCGTCATTTAAAACATCCAGAGGGTGAGTACGATCACGAAAAACACGCTCTCTTCGAATGGTTCGTCTTTCAGCGAGGCCGGCCAAGAGAACATTCGCCATGTTGAATTTACGCCAAAACGCACGTTTATTAGGCTTTACGGTAGCCCAGAAGGTGCCGTATTTTTACACGGAAATTTACGCATAGTGGATACGTAAGAATTTTTATGAAAACGGACGCTGGTGTAAATTTTTCCGTACGCAAAATTTACGGTGTAAATTTTGCGTACGCAGCTTTATGAAATTGGCCCCAGGTGGGGATAAAGCTGTTGTTTGATCAAGTTCAGGTCGTAGTTGCCCGAGTTAAAGCCGAGGACGGGGAGTTGGTTCATATATTTGACGAATCTTTTCCGTACCCGCCGAGTGTAAGACGGTTTCGTCTCGTTGGGATCGATCCGCTCATCTAACGCGTGCAGGATGTAGGCATAACGCTCGTGGAGATAGGAGCTACTGATCTCGCTGATGGTGTTGAGGTAACCCATCATCTGCTCGACGAGTGCCTGGGGATCACCGGTAGAGATGAATCACACGGGTTGGTCGTAGTCCGGTACATTGGAGTTcacgctgacactcatggggatgtgttgggCCGTCCATTCCGTCGACCCAGTCGCCGCTTCGTTCACCGGGGCCAAGTACGCCTCGAAATCGTAACACGCTCGGTACGGAAAGATGCCATCGTCACCGTCCTGGAGTTCAATCCCCATGTCCCCCAATGTTTCGAAAATGGTGTGCTGATTGCGGAATACAACCTCCGGGTACTTTCGCCGAATGGCAGGTGAAAAGACCGAGCATAACGGCTCATGTCtttgatgtagctgaaatgtCGCAGGTACAGGTTTAACCGCAGGGTGCAGGAAGGATAGCGCTCGGCGCTGAGATGAATGATTGCGCCGAGTACGACCTGTCCATGGGGATGAGGTGGTAGACATGAATGTTCACGTGAAACAGAATttccaccgtgtccagcgcGCTGAGCGGTACCCCGCGGAAATGCCTCGACTCCACCTCCGCTTCCTCCAGATACCTTCGGTAATACTCCCGAGCCTGGTCGTCGCAGTTTTTGGGGTTGGCCTGATCTAGATGGACGGCTAGGCATcgaaacacacacaaaagagTGAGGAGGTCCACGGTCCATTTCATGTTCGGGCGTTGTTTTTGCGCCCATGCGAGCGGGTCTTGGTTGAGGGGATGCTGGGTGAGAAGTTCCCGTAGGTCAGCCCTACTCGCCATGCGGAACGGTGCGTCGAGTACCCGTGCATTGTTGGTGCTTGGGTAATCATACCGCACCTGTCACGCCTCCTTGTGGCGCAGGATATACCCGAAGCTGTACTATATGGTGAAGTCAGCCGGCTGGTCTTCATAAATCTCGTCTACATAGGTAGGGATATGATCACTCAGCCGGTAATTGTAACAGTCTTGAACCGGCTTGTGGCGATGGAAATGGGTTCGGATCGATTGCCAAGGCCACCGATACAACTCCCGCACATCACTTTCACCGCTAGGCAAGACATCATCGTGAGGTTGTATTGGGTGGAGTTCGAACTGACTCGTCGGGATCccccattttttttctttcagcgaCTCGTCCACCTCTAGACTCACCGCTTTACTCCTGCTTGGTTTGTTGACGGTGTTGGTGGTGCTGGTGCTGGTAGTGGAAGAAGCGGGTCTTTGTAACACAGAAGTGTGTGAACTATATAGCCTAAGTAGAGTCTAGAGTCGAGGGTGACTACAGTAGAGGTTAACTATCGTAGCGGCTAAACGACAGTAGAGGCTAGTCGAGAGCAATTATCGTAGAGGATAGTAAAGGCTAACTATCGTAGAGGATAGTATAACTAAAGTAGAGTAAATTAGAAGTTAACTATAGTAGAGTGCAATAGAGGctaactatagtagagtatatCTATAGTACAGTATAGGATGAGACGGTGGGGGCGgggtgtcgttgagtccgcgctctgtCGTTGAGCCCTCGATCTGTGGTTGAGCCAGCCAACCTGACACACCACATACTACAGTACACAGGGCAATACCCTCTAGACCAGGCCAACCCCAAAAACTGCGACGACCAGGATCGGGAGTATAccctctactctactctaccaTACCATGCCAAACCacaccatactatactatactatactagactatgctatgctatgctatactatactatactatcaTACTACACTTCACTTTGCTTCACTTCTCTTCGCTTTACTGTTCTGTACTATCCTGTCCTATCCTATCCACCAACATACAACACTGTACTGCACTCCACGGCTGTGATATATTATAGTATATTACGCTAtgctgtactatgcaccatacTATAAACGAAACGACACTATGCTATGCAGTGTAATGAATACCAGACATTGTCAGCCGTTAACATTAAAGGCATGGGTTGGGAGATAACGacagagcgcggactcaacgacagaGCGCACGAACAtagtgatcaaccacatagacggcgctgttatccttatgtacatatctatcgcgtacatggtatttagcaacatagatggcgctgccCGTCGAGTGTagcatcatagatggcgcctcttgtggTATGAGATCCTTGCATATTAAATGGGAAGAGGTAATCGctcgttacttttgaatcacaatctgttcggttaaggccTATACGATAGCTCTCGGGTATTTCGCCGAACTCTGAGGCATACTTGCGAGCTTATCAGGACTACAACTATGTATCATACTATAAAGGAAACGGTACTATGCTATGCAGTGTAACGAATACGAGACAAAACAATATGAATAGGACACCGTGCTGTATAACATCACAGACTATACAACACTGCGCCATGTACTGCACTACACTGTGTAACACTGCACTCTGTGGTACCTCAACATATttttcgagtacggcgtaaaacatcaatcaaataaatagataaataaatcaaagaaatttaCATGCCGTAATATTGGTCCCGTAGGCCTCGTATTTCCAATGATCTGTAACCTCCTTATAATGGAAGTAATATATAGTGtagaatggaataaaataataattattggaaatcatagatggcgctgtgtgGCTCATCTAAGCTCACATGCATAAACGGAATGTGGTCGGTTCGTGTTGCAACATTTTTAATGTGCAAAACTGCGAAAGATGGGTTTGTAGATTTTATAGGCTGAGTTAAACTTGgtctgttttgttcattttacttgGGGACATCACCACTGAGGACAATGAAACAGGtaatcatgtttaaaaaaattagaGTTTGACAGTGGTAAGAGACGATAGCTATCGGGTATTTCGCCGAACTCTTGGGCATTCTTGCGAGCTTGTCGGGCCTACAGTTCGGCAATTCGGTTTGTCGCTTcttcgtactatgaatggtcCATTATTCGATACTTGAGATTCAcgggtgaactgctttcgcagtGGCATAATgagtgctacataaccgtatgcctccaagttatcagcttattttttttacctgtatgttgcctaacacgtttctgtggtcatattctctggatttggtgtcttttctatgtaaatttaaataaaacaatagttattggacatcatagatggcgctgtagggctcttctcaaaaataaataaagtcctTCGGgctagcaaaaaaaaaaaatgaccgaCAGCTGTGAGTACGGTGAACTTACCTGGCCGTGCTCCCCACGTCGATGGACACGCCAGTCCCACAATGGGTAAAAAGACTTCTGACAGTCTTGACAATCCCACACACGCTCGTTGTTTTTTCCATGCTGCCGCTGGTGGCGCACCAAATGCTACCGGCGGGAAAACGCCCGGCCACAGGTCGGGCAAGTGAACCCTTTTTTCCGGGATAGATGCGTCCGATGGTGACGCAGCCAGTTATCCCGCCGGGTAAAAGTCCCTGGCACACATCAGGCACGTAAACggcttcttctttttcttctcacCCTCACCACATTTAGGAAGTTGTTTGGGGCTGCTccactcaactttacaagccgacgtttttgCTCCCGTCTCGCTAATTGGTCCACCCACACTTACATCAATCCATGTCGTGACGGAAAAACCTCGTGACCTAACAACGTATATAATATCCCGGTAATTACATAACCCGCTGACGTCACACCTGTGTCACACCTCAACTCCCTCTACTCCCTCCCCAAACCTCACTCCCCAGTGGGACACAACTGCGTATTCCCTACTACTGTTGtgcacaaaatttatttatttatttatttcaaaggaATTTCACACCTTACTTCAGGAATGTTTCACGTATGCGTGGGCGGCGTTGTTCACATAAGATAGcaacaaaagaaatataaattcaAGATTATCGCTATCCAACTGATATCGTATGATTTGAAAGTCTGTTCGGTTTTATCTAAAGcaagtatttattatttgcaactaatatatatatgattCTTTGCTTGTATGAGCATAACAGGTTTGTACACACAAGTACTAAGATACTCTTCACTTAGAAATCCAAATAATAACTTatacaaataattataaatgaCACATCCACGTCATTATACCCCGCCAGTACCAAGTGAACACAGAATAGTGAATGCTCACCTACTTAACAGATGGTATTTCAGAAAGGATTGACTGTGTCTGGATGTCATCTCCCATTCAAGCTATTTACCGTCAGTGTATAAGCTCTTGAGATAACACATGAGAACTTAGTACCTAACAAATGAAGgtgaagtacaatgtaaaagacAGTTACCTCGAGGTTCGGGATTTGCCCAGTCACATACAAGGGGCTTCCACCAGGGAGGTTCGGGGGTTTAGGAAGCCACCAAAATACTCTGACACTTCTAATAACCTTTTCAAGGGTTGTCTGTTCTCTACACCTGGacccaacaaaacaaacagacttGTTCAGCATGTAGTTTAGCCCCGAGATGGGTTGAGCATGTTCTCTGCTCAGCTTTGATTCGCTACATTCACTAACTTATAATTTAGTCCTGTTGCCAATGCTGTCCTCAAAGCTGTATGGGACGAAAACAGGTTTCGTGCAATAAAGCAATTCTAATTTCGTATCATATTCCTATGTGGGAATAACGAAGATCATAGCAACGCGATTAACACAAATCAAGCGGGTGCACCCGAACTTGGCAAACGGCCAATTTCGAATCATGCCTTTGCATTGCTTAGCTGTTGTTCCGAGAATTAAGTTCCGgaatattctttttattaacAATAGGCGCTTATTGTTCCTTATGTATTAAAGCTAAAATTAATGATGGAATATTAATGGAATACAGATACATGGATATTGtttatggatatatgtatgttttaatatagATAAATGTTTGTGAGAATATAGgtatatgaatgtatgaataaagGTACATAAATGTGGGAATATAGTTATATGTGTGAGGGAATATAGATAGATGGATATGGGAATATAGATACATGGATATGGATTTTAGATACATGTGTGTTGGAATATAGATACATGTCTGTGAGAATATAGgtatatgaatgtatgaataaaggtacatgtatgtgggaatatagatatatatgtgagTGAATATAGATAGATGGATATAGGAATATAGATACATGAATATAgattttagatacatgtatgttttaatatacatacatgtctgtgAGAATATAGgtgtatgaatgtatgaatagaggtacatgtatgtgggaataTAGATATATGTGTGAGGCAATATAGATAGATGGATAGTGGGGATTTAGATACATGGATATGAATTATAGATACATGGGTGCtggaatatacatacatgtctgtgAGAATATAGATACATGAATGTAGGAATaaaggtacatatatgtgggaatgtagatatatgtatgttggAATATCGATTCATATATAAGATAATATAGatccacatgtgtatgtatgtttagggtttaacgtcgtacttaccaatttttcagccacattgcgaccaggagtcattaggtgtatgtacatatattgtgtcttcttgttgcaaTGCGAAGCCCATATCGACAAATTGCTGCcgcaactgaagtatcatgccgaagataccagacatgacaccccacccactcacataatactgacaccggaccagccagtcatatttccttgctctaatctcttaGTGCTGAACACTAAGGaagacagcagcaagtaccattttctttggtataacccgatccgggtttgatccctggtctgcCGACTtggaggtggacgctctaaccatagGTCACCGAAACAGTATGagggtttatgggtggaagaaaaccgaAAGACACAGATAGAGGTAGAGTTATTAGGTCAAGTTCATGCTTGGGGAGAGGAAACTAGATAGAGACGTTAGGTCTGCTTTATGGGTAGAAGGAAACCGAGAGATACAAATAGAGATATTAGGTCAAGTTCATGCTTTGGGAGAGAAAACTAGATAGAGACATTAGGTCTGCTTTatgggtggaaggaaaccggaaaaagatatttttatcAGATGTATGGATGGAAGAAAACCTGATAGCGTGAAAAACATAACACATTACAAAAGCTTTTCGAAAGGAATTCGCTGCTTTGGCCACGGATTAAGTACTGTAGAAGACCTCAAATTTAACCCGCTCCGGTCAttaaacatcagttaaataagAAAAATCAGCTTACACAACATGGCATGAAATTATCAAGCTTATCAACTTTTTGCCAT
Above is a window of Liolophura sinensis isolate JHLJ2023 chromosome 7, CUHK_Ljap_v2, whole genome shotgun sequence DNA encoding:
- the LOC135470728 gene encoding putative nuclease HARBI1; this encodes MANVLLAGLAERRTIRRERVFRDRTHPLDVLNDGDVVARYRLDRRSILQVVDFLTPALERPTNRNHAIPVVLQVLTALRYYASGSFQSLVSDLHGISVPSTSRIVRSVTTAIVNLNTYPLSISFPSNPREIAEAQQAFYEIANFPHVVSCIDGTQIAIKSPTKDEHVFVCRKNYHSLNVQATTDARLRFTSVVSRYPGSAHDSFILKQSGIWRKYQSGDFDGTIILGDSGYPLKPWLMVPFIQTHNDAQAKYNKSHKTTRCTIERAFGVAKSRFRCIHHKSGGFLMHSPEVSAQVVVAVFKLHNLCINNQLPNPEIEPDDAEEGDDDDDHTTGVTLLADGARARDELVRFRFS